The DNA segment CGGGCAGCGCGAGCCCCTCCACGATGCGGGCGGTGCCGTCGCAGGAGCCGTCGTCGACGACGATCACCTCCACCGGGTGCTCCCCGCCGACCAGTGAACGCACCGTGTTCTCGATGCACTTGGCCTCGTTGTACGCGGGCACCAGCACGGTCGCCGGTTCGGTGACCGGCTCCGGGCCCCAGCGGAAGTCCCGGCGGCGGGTGCGGCGGGCGTGCGCGGCGGACAGCAGCAGCATCAGCCCGAACCGGCCGAAGACCAGCACCCCGATGACGGCGAGGCCCACGACGAGCCCTGTGGTGATGCCGTCGGCCGCCCCGACCAGCGCGATCCACGCCTTGCCGGTCCACAGCCCGGCCCCGGTGACCGGGGTGTCGGCGCTCGGCGCGTCGAGCGCCTGGGTGAGGGTCTGGAAGCGGTAGCCCTCGGCCTGGAGCCGGGGCAGCAGGGTGTCGATCGCCTGGACGGTCTGGCTCCGGTCGCCTCCGGAGTCGTGCATCAGGACGACCGCGCCCCTGCCCTTCTCCGGTGTCGCCCGGCGGATGATCTCCTCCACCCCCGGGCGGCGCCAGTCCTCGCTGTCCCGGTCGTTGAGCACGATCAGATAGCCCCGCCCGCCGACGTACCTGGCCACCGGCCAGGACCGGTCGTCCATCGCGGAGGCGAAGGAGGAGTACGGGGGCCGGAACAGCGAGCTGCGGATGCCGGCCGCGCCCGCGAGGGCCAGCTGCCCCTGGGACAGCTCCCAGTCGACCCGGCGCTGGGACTGGTAGGAGAGGTCGGGGTGGTTGAAGGTGTGCAGGCCGACCTCGTGCCCCTCGGCCACCATGCGCCGGACCAGCTCGGGATAGCGGGAGGTCATGGTGCCGGTCACGAAGAAGGTGGCCCGCGCGTGGTTCCGCTTGAGCGCGTCCAGGACCTGGGGTGTCCAGGTCGGGTCGGGACCGTCGTCGAAGGTGAGCACGACGCGGTGCTTCGGCACCCGGAGGCTGTCGGTGCGGCCGCCCCGGGTGTCGATGACGGGACCGCCGCCGGTGACCTTCGCGGGTACGTGTCCGCCGGGCGCCTCGGGCCGCACACGGTGGTCGGCGAGGATCTCGTTGTGGACGTAGCCGCGCAGCATGAGCATGGCCAGCGTGGCGAGCAGGAACAGGAAGGCCAGCACCGGGCGCAGCGGGAGCCGGCGGCGCCGGGGCAGCGCCCGGCGGGCGGTTCGCGGAGTCATCGGAGGTTCGTTCTTCCGGTGTCAGGACGCGGCGGGCCGGCCGGCCGAGCCCTGGGGCTGCTGGGCACCGCCGCCCACCGGGGACTCGGTGGCGGCCGGGCTGGGCGCGGTGGTGCCCGGCTCCGGGGACGCCTCGGTGGACGCGGTCGCGGTGGGCGTCGGCCTCGGGCTGCCCTCGCCGGGCGCGGGCGGCGCCGACCGCCGGGGCGTCGGGCTCGCGGCGGCGGGCGGCCGGGCCGCCGTGGTGCCGGTGGCGGCCGGGCTGTGCCCTCCCGTGACGGGTACGGCGGCGACGGTGGCCGGCGCGCTGCCCGGCGCCGCCGGCTGCGTGGCGCCGCCGGTACCGGTGCGGGCGTTT comes from the Streptomyces seoulensis genome and includes:
- a CDS encoding bifunctional polysaccharide deacetylase/glycosyltransferase family 2 protein; the protein is MTPRTARRALPRRRRLPLRPVLAFLFLLATLAMLMLRGYVHNEILADHRVRPEAPGGHVPAKVTGGGPVIDTRGGRTDSLRVPKHRVVLTFDDGPDPTWTPQVLDALKRNHARATFFVTGTMTSRYPELVRRMVAEGHEVGLHTFNHPDLSYQSQRRVDWELSQGQLALAGAAGIRSSLFRPPYSSFASAMDDRSWPVARYVGGRGYLIVLNDRDSEDWRRPGVEEIIRRATPEKGRGAVVLMHDSGGDRSQTVQAIDTLLPRLQAEGYRFQTLTQALDAPSADTPVTGAGLWTGKAWIALVGAADGITTGLVVGLAVIGVLVFGRFGLMLLLSAAHARRTRRRDFRWGPEPVTEPATVLVPAYNEAKCIENTVRSLVGGEHPVEVIVVDDGSCDGTARIVEGLALPGVRVVRQHNAGKPAALNRGLANASHDLIVMMDGDTVFEPSTVRELVQPFADPRVGAVAGNAKVGNKDTLIGAWQHIEYVMGFNLDRRMYDVLRCMPTIPGAVGAFRRTALERVGGMSDDTLAEDTDITMALHRDGWRVVYAEKARAWTEAPESVRQLWSQRYRWSYGTMQAIWKHRRAMLERGPSGRFGRIGLPLVSLFMVLAPLLAPLIDLFLVYGLVFGPTGKTIASWFAVLAVQAVCAAYAFALDRERLAPLISLPLQQLLYRQLMYVVLLQSWITALTGGRLRWQKLRRKGGVSAPVPAEGALR